The following are encoded in a window of Desulfatibacillum aliphaticivorans DSM 15576 genomic DNA:
- a CDS encoding ATP-binding protein: protein MEWLAPSIVATSVGTALLFFVFCYLYHQDRKNYLAVWASSWLVYLLRYAVMLFIINGYNNDFLLLLNQTASLVSGILLLWGAYLFVKRPFPKVFAYLGAAGFLWIISSILLKFSFLVMSFPTFTFLAVVYIWTGICFIRSDGLKGPEMAFTGWLFIIWGLHKADYPFLRPVEWFAPYGYLIGATLEFAVALGILMVYFRKARVDLFDSEKQRHEMISNISDVIVVIGPTGKMQYVSPNMKKWFGWKPEEVVGTYGLERVHPDDKRKIQEEFIKVIEENLKVRPLKCRYLCKDGQYKPIEVIATDMTQDPSIQGVLMNFRDISGREQSEAALKWELRLNTARADISRELMSQEYDIKKVSDIALKYALNLTNSQHGFAASINKNTRNMEAHTLTDMFTGQCRVENKSTIFPIGKDGKYHSLWGVPLNTRKSICTNQPLEHPGSAGVPEGHIPIENFMGVPVLMGGDLVGLIALANSENGYTEKDMKAIERLAEIYALALHRQLYEMEKDAMERQLQQIQKLEAIGALAGGIAHDFNNLLFPIVGMSELLLEDLDPESPEHEYAQEIFSAGRRGSDLVKQILAFSRQAEQEKSPIRLQDIVGEALKLSRASIPVNVEIQQDIRKDCGWILADPTQMHQIIMNLVTNAFHAVEDISGTISVSLKETELALDDLWSKALAPGKYVVLSVCDNGVGIDPSIMQKIFEPYFTTKKQGKGTGLGMALVHGIVKDHKGDIRLYSEPGKGTTVNVYLPLIIDASETQKNSIPDRPLEGTEHILLVDDEASIIHLERQVLQRIGYKVTAFNKSPQALEAFQAAPQDFDLVMTDMTMPNMTGEQIIKAVLAIRPDIPVILCTGFSEKINQETARILGVKGFLMKPIVKSELAQTIRAVLDEAKARQPS, encoded by the coding sequence ATGGAATGGCTGGCGCCCAGCATTGTCGCCACATCAGTCGGCACTGCGCTGCTTTTTTTCGTTTTTTGCTACCTGTATCACCAGGATCGCAAAAACTATTTGGCAGTGTGGGCGTCAAGCTGGTTGGTGTATCTGCTGCGATACGCTGTCATGCTCTTCATTATTAACGGGTACAACAACGATTTTCTGTTATTATTGAATCAAACGGCCAGCCTGGTCAGCGGAATCCTGCTGTTATGGGGCGCATATCTATTTGTAAAAAGGCCTTTCCCCAAAGTTTTTGCATACCTGGGCGCCGCGGGCTTCTTATGGATTATTAGCAGCATCCTCCTGAAATTCTCTTTCCTGGTTATGTCTTTTCCGACATTCACCTTTTTGGCGGTAGTCTACATTTGGACGGGCATTTGCTTTATCAGGTCAGACGGCCTCAAAGGGCCGGAAATGGCCTTTACCGGCTGGCTCTTCATTATCTGGGGACTGCACAAGGCCGACTATCCGTTCCTGCGTCCGGTGGAATGGTTCGCCCCATACGGATATCTGATAGGCGCCACCCTGGAATTCGCCGTGGCTTTGGGCATATTGATGGTTTACTTCCGCAAAGCCAGAGTCGATTTGTTCGATAGTGAAAAGCAACGCCATGAAATGATCTCCAACATTTCCGACGTCATTGTGGTTATCGGTCCCACGGGAAAAATGCAATACGTCAGCCCGAACATGAAAAAATGGTTTGGTTGGAAGCCGGAAGAAGTCGTGGGGACCTATGGCTTGGAACGGGTCCACCCCGACGACAAACGGAAAATCCAAGAGGAATTCATCAAAGTGATTGAGGAGAATCTTAAAGTCAGGCCTCTCAAGTGCCGTTACCTGTGCAAGGACGGTCAATACAAACCCATTGAAGTTATTGCTACGGACATGACGCAAGACCCCTCCATCCAGGGGGTTCTCATGAATTTTCGGGATATTTCCGGCCGGGAGCAGTCCGAGGCTGCGCTCAAATGGGAACTGAGGCTGAACACCGCCAGGGCCGACATTTCCCGCGAGCTCATGTCCCAGGAATATGACATCAAAAAGGTCAGCGACATCGCCCTGAAATACGCCCTCAATCTTACCAACAGCCAACACGGCTTCGCCGCCTCCATCAACAAAAACACCCGGAATATGGAGGCCCACACGTTGACGGACATGTTCACGGGCCAATGCCGGGTGGAGAATAAATCAACCATTTTTCCCATTGGCAAGGATGGAAAATACCATTCCCTATGGGGAGTTCCCTTGAACACGAGAAAATCAATTTGCACCAATCAACCGCTCGAACATCCCGGGTCTGCAGGAGTGCCGGAAGGGCATATACCTATTGAGAACTTTATGGGAGTCCCGGTCCTTATGGGAGGGGACCTGGTGGGTTTGATCGCCTTGGCCAATTCGGAAAACGGATACACGGAAAAAGACATGAAAGCCATCGAAAGGCTTGCCGAGATTTACGCCCTGGCTCTGCACAGGCAATTGTACGAAATGGAAAAAGACGCCATGGAAAGGCAACTTCAACAAATCCAAAAGCTGGAGGCCATCGGCGCCCTGGCAGGGGGGATAGCGCATGACTTCAATAACCTGTTGTTCCCCATTGTAGGCATGTCGGAACTCCTCTTGGAAGATCTTGACCCGGAAAGCCCGGAGCATGAGTACGCCCAGGAAATTTTTTCCGCGGGCAGGCGGGGCAGCGATCTGGTGAAACAAATCCTGGCTTTCAGTAGACAGGCGGAGCAGGAAAAAAGCCCTATCCGGCTCCAGGACATCGTGGGAGAAGCCCTCAAGCTCAGCCGGGCGAGCATACCGGTCAATGTGGAAATCCAGCAGGACATCCGGAAGGATTGCGGCTGGATTTTGGCCGATCCCACCCAAATGCATCAAATCATCATGAACCTGGTCACCAACGCCTTTCACGCGGTTGAGGACATAAGCGGAACGATTTCAGTAAGCCTCAAGGAAACGGAACTGGCTTTGGACGACCTGTGGAGCAAAGCCCTGGCCCCGGGAAAATACGTCGTCCTTTCCGTTTGCGATAACGGCGTGGGCATAGATCCCAGCATCATGCAAAAAATATTTGAACCCTATTTCACCACCAAAAAACAGGGCAAGGGAACCGGCCTGGGCATGGCCCTGGTCCATGGAATCGTGAAAGACCACAAAGGGGACATACGCCTATACAGCGAACCGGGCAAAGGAACCACGGTAAACGTGTACCTTCCCCTCATCATCGACGCCTCCGAAACCCAAAAAAACAGCATCCCGGACAGGCCCCTGGAAGGTACGGAGCACATCCTTCTGGTGGACGACGAAGCGTCCATCATCCATTTGGAGCGCCAGGTGCTGCAGCGCATAGGATACAAGGTGACCGCCTTTAACAAAAGCCCCCAGGCCCTGGAAGCCTTTCAAGCGGCCCCCCAGGACTTCGACCTGGTCATGACGGACATGACCATGCCCAACATGACCGGAGAGCAAATCATCAAAGCCGTGCTGGCGATTCGGCCGGACATTCCCGTGATTCTCTGCACCGGATTCAGCGAAAAAATCAATCAGGAAACGGCCCGGATCCTGGGAGTCAAAGGCTTTCTCATGAAGCCCATTGTCAAATCGGAGCTGGCCCAGACCATCCGCGCGGTCCTGGACGAGGCTAAAGCCCGTCAACCCTCTTAA
- a CDS encoding lectin-like domain-containing protein translates to MIVFNRRTYILFFSLTIACLLFANAAFGGWAVNGHAIWLDQGGPNERIQLTANTTNQAGSAWIETQIDLDYDFDISFSIYLGTRDSNGADGISFALQNDPAGTSAFGDTSGGGEWIGMNGICPSVSVEVDTWQNSNRGDPAADHVGVNVYTPSGSNCSGTPNHAGAGPIQADPSSSNIEDGDEHDLRITWNATTHVMTVYFDGTQRLTYTNDIVNNVFGGDNMVYFGFTGSTGGSYNEQYIIPNTPDVTADKTVSPSFVYKADLYSGTELTYTISILNEGRVAAIGTQITDTLPEGFHYVTGSTTGATTTDPTVTTSGGREVLVWDMSATPIPPYTGTMSISFDVSLDTDLDPGTFSNDFSVSGDNFGSISESQTADVIIGPVDVEIDKSHSGDFYVGQNGTFSFDVHNNGPDYCEDIVIEDTLPAGLTYVGISGTGWSLLSSSGQTYQWTHAGPLANGADLPALTVTVAVDEDAYPSVTNTATVTSDSQDQDNTNDSDSDTVTVHALADLSITKSHTGDFGSESTGSYDIVVTNNGPTEDPAATIYVMDTLPTGLTYNSVSGTGWSLASSSGQDYTFAHAGPLASGGSLDTLTVTVYASSSAVGTVVNTATVSSSTNDDDATNDTATDSTIVLPSVDLAVTKSHTGASFSIGDNVTFDVAVTNNGPNDETGAITVYDELPTGLTYDSFSGTGWSLAASSGQEYTFTHAGPLNVSASLPTLSIVATVGAAAYPTADNTVTVYATSFDPTSSNDEATDTVTVEPWVDLSITKSHTGNFSVGSTGTYTIDVANTGSTADPGPIYVADTLPAGFNYSSASGTGWSLYSNSGQVYTFVHAGPLATGATLPSLYINVTPASGTIGTFTNTATVSSSSTDTDAGNNTDTDPTTVTDNVDLEINKSHSGNFTVSTNGTYTIEVDNNSSNAEAGPIYVVDTLPSGLNYTSHSGTGWSLSASSGQDYTFVHAGPLAGNGSLDDLEIEVFVQPSAYGTVVNSATVAGISTDTNETNNTDTDSTTVVRPSAGNKPLYVRGNDSWWLNYGDPRILTRDPTAGGDSEFTVNGNYQTGTWALSPNLTGTLVIPGGVPQVVYLVLSEDGPGRTRDLTIRLYDDNFSLIGSVDQSVTIDGKQQYVFTITPSTTTTLYSGEGLRLQVYNRSGSSNERVTIWSEEDGTDPDISYLDLTTTTVISIDSLAVYDDDYASGGGSVITTYDASTLGSIYIRAVVSDPFGYEDIASASLAILDSSSNIVYEDASPVTTDVANTAGTRTFEWEIPITAATDPDLYTIRVTANEGTEGLVTDMATTQFRVYLPPDFTVLKTAQTVYDPYNNTTNPKAIPGAYVMYSVLVTNFGGAADANSFVMTDPIDSNIELFVGDLGGSGSGPIQFNCSSGTPPCGLTYTFTSLASTTDDVDFSEYAAGTDFSYAPSGDADGFDDQVRRLRVSPKGTFAASGTDDPSCTIYFQVRVK, encoded by the coding sequence GTGATAGTGTTTAACCGCCGCACCTATATTCTATTTTTTTCCCTGACCATTGCTTGTTTGCTTTTCGCAAACGCCGCTTTCGGCGGCTGGGCGGTCAATGGCCACGCGATATGGCTTGACCAAGGCGGCCCCAACGAACGCATTCAGCTAACGGCAAATACGACCAATCAGGCAGGCTCCGCCTGGATTGAAACCCAGATTGACCTGGATTACGACTTTGACATCTCCTTCAGCATCTATCTGGGAACCCGGGATAGCAACGGCGCGGACGGCATTTCCTTCGCCCTCCAGAACGACCCGGCGGGAACGTCGGCGTTTGGCGACACATCCGGCGGCGGCGAATGGATCGGCATGAACGGCATCTGCCCCTCCGTGAGCGTGGAGGTGGACACCTGGCAGAACTCCAACCGCGGCGATCCGGCGGCCGATCATGTGGGCGTCAATGTGTACACGCCCTCCGGCTCAAACTGTTCGGGCACGCCCAACCACGCGGGCGCAGGCCCCATCCAGGCGGATCCCTCGTCATCGAACATAGAGGACGGCGATGAACACGACCTGCGCATCACCTGGAACGCCACCACGCATGTGATGACCGTCTATTTCGACGGAACCCAAAGGCTGACTTACACCAACGACATTGTGAACAACGTCTTCGGCGGCGACAACATGGTGTATTTCGGATTCACCGGCTCCACCGGCGGTTCGTACAACGAACAATACATCATCCCCAATACGCCGGACGTCACCGCCGACAAGACCGTAAGCCCGTCTTTCGTTTACAAGGCTGACTTGTATTCCGGAACGGAGCTGACCTACACCATCAGCATTTTGAATGAAGGCCGGGTGGCGGCTATCGGTACACAGATCACGGACACCTTGCCCGAAGGCTTTCATTACGTGACCGGCTCCACAACCGGAGCGACAACGACCGATCCGACAGTCACCACTTCCGGCGGCAGGGAAGTGCTTGTCTGGGACATGTCGGCCACGCCCATTCCCCCTTATACAGGGACCATGAGCATTTCCTTTGACGTATCCCTGGACACGGATCTGGATCCGGGCACATTTTCCAACGACTTTTCGGTTTCCGGCGACAACTTCGGCTCCATCAGCGAAAGCCAGACAGCGGACGTGATCATAGGCCCGGTGGATGTGGAAATTGACAAGTCCCACTCCGGCGATTTTTATGTCGGCCAGAACGGGACGTTTTCTTTTGACGTTCATAACAACGGCCCGGATTATTGCGAAGACATCGTCATAGAAGATACCCTGCCCGCGGGTTTGACGTATGTAGGCATTTCAGGAACCGGGTGGTCTTTGCTGTCCTCTTCGGGGCAGACGTATCAGTGGACCCACGCCGGCCCCCTTGCCAATGGAGCGGACCTGCCCGCCTTGACGGTGACCGTAGCCGTGGATGAAGACGCCTACCCGTCAGTTACCAACACGGCGACGGTAACCAGCGACTCCCAGGATCAAGACAACACAAATGATTCGGACTCGGACACGGTGACGGTCCACGCTCTGGCGGACCTTTCCATAACTAAAAGCCACACCGGCGATTTCGGATCGGAATCCACCGGCTCTTACGACATTGTGGTGACCAATAACGGCCCTACGGAAGATCCTGCAGCGACTATTTACGTGATGGACACCCTGCCGACGGGCCTGACCTACAACTCCGTCTCCGGAACAGGTTGGAGCCTGGCGTCCTCCTCGGGCCAGGACTACACCTTCGCCCATGCAGGCCCCCTGGCCTCGGGCGGCAGCCTGGACACGCTGACCGTTACGGTTTACGCCTCCTCCAGCGCCGTGGGAACCGTAGTCAATACAGCAACGGTTTCCAGCAGTACAAACGACGATGATGCAACCAACGATACGGCGACGGACTCTACAATCGTCCTGCCCTCCGTGGATCTTGCCGTAACCAAATCCCACACCGGCGCCAGCTTCAGTATTGGCGACAACGTTACATTTGACGTCGCCGTAACCAATAACGGACCCAATGACGAAACCGGAGCCATCACCGTTTACGATGAGCTTCCAACAGGGCTGACATACGATTCTTTCAGCGGGACGGGCTGGTCCCTGGCTGCGTCCAGCGGTCAGGAATACACCTTCACCCACGCCGGACCATTGAACGTCAGCGCCTCGCTGCCCACGCTTTCCATTGTTGCGACGGTGGGCGCGGCGGCCTATCCCACGGCGGACAACACCGTAACGGTGTATGCGACGAGTTTTGACCCCACGTCCAGCAACGATGAAGCCACAGACACGGTGACGGTGGAGCCTTGGGTGGACCTTTCCATCACAAAATCCCATACGGGAAACTTTTCCGTAGGCTCCACGGGAACCTACACCATTGACGTGGCAAACACGGGCTCGACGGCCGACCCAGGGCCGATTTACGTGGCGGACACCCTGCCCGCGGGCTTCAATTACTCATCGGCGTCGGGTACGGGCTGGTCCTTGTATTCCAACTCGGGCCAGGTATACACCTTTGTGCATGCCGGCCCCTTAGCCACGGGCGCCACCCTGCCCTCTTTGTACATAAATGTGACGCCCGCCTCCGGGACCATCGGGACCTTCACCAACACCGCCACGGTCTCCAGCAGTTCCACGGATACGGACGCGGGCAACAATACGGACACGGATCCCACCACGGTGACGGACAACGTGGACCTGGAAATCAACAAGAGCCACAGCGGAAACTTCACGGTCAGCACGAATGGAACCTACACCATCGAGGTGGACAACAACAGCTCCAACGCCGAAGCCGGCCCCATCTACGTGGTGGACACACTGCCTTCCGGACTAAATTACACGAGCCACTCAGGGACGGGGTGGTCCTTGTCCGCTTCGTCCGGCCAGGATTACACCTTTGTACACGCGGGCCCTCTGGCGGGAAACGGATCATTGGACGACCTGGAAATCGAGGTGTTCGTCCAGCCTTCGGCTTATGGAACGGTTGTTAACTCGGCCACGGTCGCCGGCATTTCCACCGATACAAATGAAACCAATAACACGGATACGGACTCCACCACCGTGGTCAGACCGTCCGCGGGAAACAAGCCTCTCTATGTAAGAGGGAATGATTCCTGGTGGCTAAATTACGGGGACCCGAGGATATTGACCAGAGATCCCACGGCGGGCGGCGACTCGGAATTTACAGTCAATGGCAACTATCAAACCGGCACCTGGGCATTGTCCCCCAACCTCACCGGGACATTGGTTATTCCCGGCGGAGTTCCTCAGGTCGTATATTTAGTCTTGTCCGAAGACGGCCCAGGGAGAACCCGCGATCTGACAATCAGATTATATGACGACAATTTCAGCCTGATAGGATCTGTTGATCAGAGCGTAACCATTGACGGAAAGCAGCAGTACGTTTTTACAATCACGCCAAGCACAACTACGACGCTCTATTCAGGGGAAGGCCTTAGACTTCAGGTATACAACCGTTCAGGCAGTTCAAACGAGCGTGTTACCATATGGTCTGAGGAAGATGGAACCGATCCCGACATATCTTACCTGGACCTGACCACCACCACGGTCATCTCAATAGACAGTTTGGCTGTCTATGACGACGACTATGCTTCCGGAGGCGGGTCGGTAATTACAACATATGACGCTTCCACGCTCGGCTCCATCTATATTCGGGCTGTGGTATCCGACCCCTTTGGCTATGAGGACATCGCCAGCGCCTCTCTGGCAATTCTCGACTCATCATCGAACATTGTCTACGAGGATGCCTCGCCAGTGACCACGGATGTAGCCAACACGGCCGGAACGAGAACCTTTGAATGGGAAATTCCCATTACAGCAGCTACGGACCCGGATCTGTATACGATTCGCGTGACCGCCAATGAAGGAACGGAAGGCTTGGTAACCGATATGGCGACAACTCAGTTCAGGGTGTACCTGCCCCCCGACTTCACGGTGTTGAAAACCGCCCAGACGGTGTACGATCCCTATAACAACACCACCAATCCCAAGGCCATCCCAGGGGCCTACGTCATGTATTCCGTGCTTGTGACTAATTTCGGAGGCGCTGCGGACGCAAATTCCTTTGTCATGACAGATCCCATTGACTCCAACATCGAACTCTTTGTGGGCGATTTGGGAGGCTCAGGCTCAGGCCCGATTCAGTTCAACTGCAGTTCCGGCACGCCCCCCTGCGGCCTGACGTACACCTTCACCAGTTTGGCCAGCACCACGGACGACGTGGATTTCTCGGAATACGCCGCGGGAACGGATTTCTCATACGCGCCCTCCGGGGACGCCGACGGATTCGACGACCAGGTCCGGCGCCTGCGGGTAAGCCCCAAGGGGACCTTCGCCGCTTCGGGAACGGACGATCCCAGTTGCACCATCTACTTTCAGGTGCGCGTCAAATAA